In Rhizobiales bacterium NRL2, a genomic segment contains:
- a CDS encoding ring-hydroxylating oxygenase subunit alpha has protein sequence MLTREENELLTRTGPGTPMGELFRRFWQPIALAEEVAEADRPPKRMKLMGEDLLLFRQSDGRVGLVEPRCAHRGADLYFGRNEECGLRCVYHGWKFDADGRCVDVPNMQPGRARDNIMKTARIRSYPVREWGGQIWAWFGPEGAEPELPMVEWALVPPENRYISKKLQECNWAQSLEGAIDTAHFSYVHRVLSEEGTGKPVYLDKRQQWIHEDGAPTFEVIGHDGGLVMGGARRADPGELYWRISQYLVPNHSLAPGTFPGEPYAAQSWMPVDDENCWIFTVTWCPDRPISDEELERYDSGRSVHAMVDENYVPHRNRANEYMLDRELQRTKLFMGITGLSEQDAAIQDSQGRIADRARETLTPSDAGIVQFRKLVLGLARDLQQGIEPPQAQRPEVYACHSGGAVEPEDVPFEQVLERRFGHPTAHATDLLPGRQAAE, from the coding sequence ATGCTGACACGCGAAGAGAACGAGCTGCTGACCCGGACCGGACCCGGCACCCCCATGGGCGAGTTGTTCCGCCGCTTCTGGCAGCCCATCGCCCTGGCCGAGGAGGTCGCGGAAGCCGACCGGCCGCCGAAACGCATGAAGCTGATGGGCGAGGATCTGCTGCTGTTCCGCCAGAGTGACGGCCGTGTCGGACTGGTCGAACCGCGCTGCGCCCACCGCGGCGCCGATCTCTATTTCGGCCGCAACGAGGAATGCGGCCTGCGCTGCGTCTATCACGGCTGGAAGTTCGACGCCGACGGCCGCTGCGTCGATGTCCCCAACATGCAGCCGGGCCGCGCGCGCGACAACATCATGAAGACTGCGCGCATCCGGTCCTATCCGGTGCGCGAATGGGGCGGCCAGATCTGGGCCTGGTTCGGCCCGGAAGGCGCAGAGCCGGAACTGCCCATGGTCGAGTGGGCGCTGGTACCGCCGGAGAACCGCTACATCTCAAAGAAGCTGCAGGAGTGCAACTGGGCGCAGTCGCTGGAAGGCGCGATCGACACGGCGCATTTCAGCTACGTCCACCGCGTGCTGTCGGAGGAAGGCACCGGCAAGCCGGTCTATCTCGACAAGCGCCAGCAGTGGATACACGAGGACGGCGCCCCCACCTTCGAGGTGATCGGCCATGACGGCGGCCTGGTCATGGGCGGCGCCCGCCGCGCCGATCCGGGCGAGCTCTACTGGCGGATCAGCCAGTACCTGGTGCCGAACCATTCGCTGGCGCCGGGCACCTTCCCCGGCGAGCCCTACGCGGCGCAGAGCTGGATGCCGGTCGACGACGAGAACTGCTGGATCTTCACCGTCACCTGGTGCCCCGACCGGCCGATCAGCGACGAGGAGCTGGAACGCTATGACAGCGGGCGCAGCGTCCACGCCATGGTCGACGAAAACTACGTGCCGCACCGCAACCGCGCCAACGAGTACATGCTCGACCGCGAACTGCAGCGAACCAAGCTGTTCATGGGCATCACGGGCCTGTCGGAGCAGGACGCGGCGATCCAGGACAGCCAGGGCCGCATCGCCGACCGCGCGCGGGAGACCCTGACGCCGTCGGACGCCGGTATCGTGCAGTTCCGAAAGCTGGTGCTGGGCCTGGCGCGCGATCTGCAGCAGGGCATCGAGCCGCCCCAGGCGCAACGGCCCGAGGTCTATGCCTGCCACTCGGGCGGCGCGGTCGAGCCCGAGGACGTGCCGTTCGAGCAGGTGCTGGAGCGGCGCTTCGGCCACCCGACCGCCCACGCCACGGACCTGCTGCCCGGGCGCCAGGCGGCGGAGTAG
- a CDS encoding cytochrome D ubiquinol oxidase subunit I — MDQSLAVDLARVQFAFTVAFHIVFPAITIGLASYLAVLEGLWLWTGRDIYLRVFRFWLKIFALSFGMGVVSGIVMSYQFGTNWSVFSDRTGPILGPLMGYEVLSAFFLEAGFLGIMLFGMKRVGKRLHFTATLMVAFGTFFSAFWILSVNSWMQTPAGYAINEAGQFVPDDWWDIVFNPSFPYRLVHMVLAAYLTTAFIVGAVGAFHLLRDRANEAARLMFSMAMWMAALVAPVQIFAGDLHGLNTLEHQPAKVAAMEGHFETQRGAPLILFGWPDMAAEETRYAIEIPKLGSLILTHEWKGEVQGLKAFPSENRPNATVVFWSFRIMVALGAAMALVGFWSLWLRWRRKLFDSGWLLRAGVVMGPSGIVAVLAGWVTTEVGRQPWTVYGLLRTSQSASEIDAGTVGTSLAVFVVTYFAVFGAGAVYMLRLMATTPGTPEAEEAEPGPTRAAPRESAMKEGRHA, encoded by the coding sequence ATGGACCAGTCCCTCGCCGTCGACCTCGCCCGGGTGCAGTTCGCCTTCACGGTCGCCTTCCACATCGTGTTTCCGGCGATCACCATCGGCCTGGCGTCCTACCTCGCCGTGCTGGAGGGGCTGTGGCTGTGGACGGGCCGGGACATCTACCTCCGGGTCTTCCGTTTCTGGCTGAAGATCTTCGCCCTCAGCTTCGGCATGGGCGTCGTCTCCGGCATCGTCATGTCCTACCAGTTCGGCACCAACTGGAGCGTCTTCTCCGACCGGACGGGACCGATCCTCGGCCCGCTTATGGGCTACGAGGTGCTGTCGGCCTTCTTCCTGGAGGCCGGATTCCTCGGCATCATGCTGTTCGGCATGAAGCGGGTGGGGAAGCGCCTGCACTTCACGGCCACGCTGATGGTCGCCTTCGGCACCTTCTTCTCGGCCTTCTGGATCCTGTCGGTGAACAGCTGGATGCAGACGCCCGCCGGCTACGCCATCAACGAAGCCGGCCAGTTCGTGCCGGACGACTGGTGGGACATCGTCTTCAACCCGTCCTTTCCCTACCGCCTCGTGCACATGGTGCTGGCGGCGTATCTCACCACCGCCTTCATCGTCGGCGCGGTCGGCGCCTTCCACCTGCTGCGCGACCGGGCGAACGAGGCGGCGCGGCTGATGTTCTCCATGGCCATGTGGATGGCGGCCCTGGTGGCGCCGGTGCAGATCTTCGCCGGCGATCTGCACGGCCTGAACACGTTGGAGCACCAGCCGGCCAAGGTCGCGGCCATGGAAGGGCATTTCGAGACGCAGCGTGGCGCGCCGCTGATCCTGTTCGGCTGGCCCGACATGGCGGCGGAGGAAACACGCTACGCGATCGAGATCCCGAAACTCGGCAGTCTGATCCTGACCCATGAATGGAAAGGCGAGGTTCAGGGCCTGAAGGCCTTCCCGTCGGAGAACCGGCCGAACGCGACGGTCGTGTTCTGGAGTTTCCGGATCATGGTGGCGCTGGGCGCCGCCATGGCGCTGGTGGGGTTCTGGAGCCTGTGGCTGCGTTGGCGCAGAAAACTGTTCGACAGCGGCTGGCTGCTCCGCGCCGGCGTCGTCATGGGCCCGTCGGGCATCGTCGCGGTGCTGGCCGGCTGGGTGACGACCGAGGTCGGGCGTCAGCCCTGGACGGTCTACGGCCTGCTGCGGACCTCCCAGTCGGCCTCGGAGATCGACGCCGGGACGGTCGGGACCTCGCTGGCCGTCTTCGTCGTCACCTATTTCGCCGTCTTCGGCGCGGGCGCGGTCTACATGCTGCGGCTGATGGCGACGACGCCGGGCACGCCGGAGGCGGAGGAGGCCGAACCCGGTCCCACACGTGCGGCGCCCCGCGAAAGCGCGATGAAGGAGGGCCGCCATGCCTGA
- a CDS encoding peptidase M24, whose translation MAERRQEPERGFAPDELAARTARAQALMAAAGIDILLFTTEPEFRYFSGFLTQFWQSPTRPWFLLVPAAGKPVAVVPSIGAECLARTWLDDVRSWPSPRPEDEGVTLLAEAVRELAGPRARIGVPMGPETHLRMPLADHTRLVAGLEDCAFVDAGAVVRELRMVKSPAEIGKIAHICALVSDVFEALPGFVTTGMSEAEIFRAFRIECLQRGADDVPYLVGGAAPGGVGDIISPPSERRTEPGDVLMLDTGATFDGYYCDFDRNYAFGQADDDARRAYATVRAAVDAGFAAARPGVTCAGLFQAMQAVLERGGALGNDVGRLGHGLGMQLTEWPSHRPGDETVIRPGMVLTLEPGMTFRPGRVMVLEENIVIGENGPAWLTRPAPAELPVIGEGG comes from the coding sequence ATGGCTGAGCGCCGGCAGGAACCCGAGCGCGGCTTTGCGCCCGACGAGCTGGCGGCGCGGACCGCCCGCGCTCAGGCGCTGATGGCGGCAGCGGGCATCGACATCCTGCTGTTCACGACCGAGCCCGAGTTCCGCTATTTTTCCGGCTTTCTCACCCAGTTCTGGCAGAGTCCGACACGGCCCTGGTTCCTGCTGGTGCCGGCCGCGGGCAAGCCCGTCGCCGTGGTCCCCTCTATCGGCGCGGAATGCCTGGCCCGGACCTGGCTGGACGACGTCCGCAGCTGGCCCTCGCCCCGGCCCGAGGACGAGGGCGTGACCCTGCTGGCCGAGGCGGTGCGGGAACTGGCCGGGCCGAGGGCGCGGATCGGCGTACCGATGGGTCCGGAGACGCATCTCCGAATGCCGCTCGCCGATCACACCCGTCTCGTGGCCGGACTGGAGGATTGCGCCTTCGTGGACGCAGGGGCGGTCGTGCGCGAACTGCGCATGGTCAAGTCGCCGGCCGAGATCGGGAAGATCGCCCATATCTGCGCTCTCGTCTCCGACGTCTTCGAGGCGTTGCCCGGTTTCGTGACCACGGGCATGAGCGAGGCGGAGATCTTCCGCGCGTTCCGGATCGAATGCCTGCAGCGCGGCGCCGACGACGTGCCTTATCTGGTGGGCGGCGCGGCCCCGGGCGGGGTCGGCGACATCATCTCCCCGCCGAGCGAGCGGCGAACAGAGCCGGGCGACGTGCTGATGCTGGACACCGGTGCGACCTTCGACGGCTACTACTGCGATTTCGACCGCAACTACGCCTTCGGGCAGGCCGACGACGATGCGCGCCGCGCCTACGCCACCGTCCGGGCCGCCGTCGACGCCGGCTTCGCGGCGGCGCGGCCGGGCGTTACCTGCGCCGGACTCTTCCAGGCCATGCAGGCGGTGTTGGAGCGGGGCGGGGCGCTCGGCAACGATGTCGGGCGCTTGGGTCACGGGCTCGGCATGCAGCTTACCGAGTGGCCGTCCCACCGGCCGGGCGACGAGACCGTGATCCGGCCGGGCATGGTGCTGACCCTGGAGCCCGGCATGACCTTCCGTCCGGGCCGGGTGATGGTGCTGGAGGAGAACATCGTCATCGGCGAGAACGGACCGGCCTGGCTGACCCGGCCCGCACCGGCG
- a CDS encoding cytochrome d ubiquinol oxidase subunit II gives MPELAYVWACLIVFSVLLYVALDGFDLGIGILFPLLKDDARRDVAMNSVAPVWDGNETWLVLGGGGLFAVFPLAYAVVMPALYIPVIVMLVALIFRGVAFEFRWKSEGRRWLWDASFFGGSLVAALAQGVTLGALVQGIAVENRAYAGGPFDWLTPFSLFTGAALIAGYVLLGATWLIMKTEGGLRRQATDFAWAAGVTTYVLVAVVSLWTPILDPLYFERWFRAPMIWFAWPVPLLVAATAAIMMRGLLRGGDRAPFLAAQGLFVLCFVGLGISFWPMMIPPEITIVEAAAPRSTLIFMLVGAGILLPIILAYTAHAYWVFRGKVREGEGYH, from the coding sequence ATGCCTGAACTCGCCTATGTATGGGCCTGCCTGATCGTCTTCTCCGTCCTGCTCTACGTCGCCCTGGACGGTTTCGACCTGGGCATCGGCATCCTGTTCCCGCTGCTGAAGGACGATGCGCGCCGGGACGTCGCGATGAACTCCGTCGCGCCGGTCTGGGACGGCAACGAGACCTGGCTGGTCCTCGGCGGCGGCGGGCTGTTCGCGGTCTTCCCGCTGGCCTACGCCGTGGTCATGCCGGCGCTCTACATCCCCGTCATCGTGATGCTGGTGGCGCTGATCTTCCGCGGGGTCGCGTTCGAGTTCCGCTGGAAGAGCGAAGGCCGCCGCTGGCTCTGGGACGCCTCCTTCTTCGGCGGTTCGCTCGTCGCGGCGCTGGCGCAGGGTGTGACCCTGGGAGCGCTGGTGCAGGGCATCGCGGTGGAGAACCGGGCCTATGCCGGCGGCCCCTTCGACTGGCTGACGCCCTTCAGCCTGTTCACCGGCGCGGCGCTGATCGCCGGATATGTGCTGCTTGGCGCCACCTGGCTGATCATGAAGACCGAGGGCGGGCTGCGCCGCCAGGCGACGGATTTCGCATGGGCCGCCGGTGTGACCACCTATGTCCTGGTCGCCGTCGTCAGTCTCTGGACGCCGATTCTCGATCCGCTCTATTTCGAACGCTGGTTCCGGGCCCCGATGATCTGGTTCGCCTGGCCTGTGCCGCTGCTGGTCGCGGCGACTGCAGCGATCATGATGCGCGGTCTTCTGCGCGGCGGCGACCGGGCGCCGTTCCTCGCCGCCCAGGGCCTGTTCGTGCTCTGCTTCGTCGGTCTTGGCATCAGCTTCTGGCCGATGATGATCCCGCCGGAGATCACCATCGTGGAGGCGGCGGCGCCGCGGAGCACGCTGATCTTCATGCTGGTCGGCGCCGGTATCCTGTTGCCCATCATTCTGGCCTACACCGCGCACGCCTACTGGGTGTTCCGCGGCAAGGTGCGGGAGGGAGAGGGTTACCATTGA
- a CDS encoding methylmalonyl-CoA mutase: MEVVSGSKKRSVEDWKAAAGKELKGKTLDDLVWRTPEGIDVKPLYTEEDVDGLEHLGSLPGFAPYVRGVRATMYANRPWTIRQYAGYSTAEESNAFYRRNLAGGQQGLSVAFDLATHRGYDSDHPRVMGDVGKAGVAIDSVEDMKVLFDQIPLDQVSVSMTMNGAVLPTMAGYIVAAEEQGVGPEKLSGTIQNDILKEFMVRNTYIYPPEPSMRIVADIIDYTANHMPRFNSISISGYHMQEAGATQVQELAFTLADGLEYVRTAVNRGLDIDRFAPRLSFFFCIGMNFFMEVAKLRAARLLWHRIVSQFDPKDPRSTMLRTHCQTSGVSLTEQDPYNNVMRTTIEAMAAVLGGTQSLHTNALDEAIALPTDFSARIARNTQLILQEETGIPQVVDPLGGSYYIEALTAKLAEDAWALIQEVEELGGMTKAVEEGMPKLRIEESATRRQARIDRGEEVIVGVNKYKPTQDNSPDVLDIDTTKVRESQIAGLKRIRESRDEDACRKALAALTEGARGDGNLLALCVDAARARATVGEMSDAMEEVFGRHRAQIRSVSGVYAAAYEGDEGFAKIGKDIEAFAEAEGRRPRMLVVKMGQDGHDRGAKVIATAFADIGFDVDVGPLFQTPEEVARDAVENDVHVIGVSSLAAGHKALVPALMQALKEQDAGDILVICGGVIPSGDYEMLRKEGVAGIYGPGTHIPAAAAEILELIDKARRPAAAE, encoded by the coding sequence ATGGAAGTCGTGAGCGGTTCGAAGAAGCGGTCGGTCGAGGACTGGAAGGCTGCGGCCGGGAAGGAACTGAAGGGCAAGACGCTGGACGACCTGGTCTGGCGCACGCCCGAGGGCATCGACGTCAAGCCGCTCTATACGGAGGAGGACGTCGACGGCCTGGAGCATCTCGGCAGCCTGCCCGGCTTCGCGCCCTATGTCCGCGGCGTCCGCGCGACCATGTACGCCAACCGCCCTTGGACCATCCGCCAGTACGCCGGCTATTCCACCGCCGAGGAATCCAACGCCTTCTACCGCCGCAACCTGGCCGGCGGGCAGCAGGGCCTTTCCGTCGCCTTCGACCTTGCCACCCACCGCGGGTATGACAGCGACCATCCGCGGGTGATGGGCGACGTCGGCAAGGCGGGCGTCGCCATCGATTCCGTCGAGGACATGAAGGTCCTCTTCGACCAGATCCCGCTGGATCAGGTGTCGGTGTCGATGACCATGAACGGCGCCGTGCTGCCGACCATGGCCGGCTATATCGTCGCGGCGGAGGAACAGGGCGTCGGGCCGGAGAAGCTCTCCGGGACCATCCAGAACGACATCCTCAAGGAGTTCATGGTCCGCAACACCTATATCTATCCGCCCGAACCCTCGATGCGGATCGTCGCCGACATCATCGACTACACCGCGAACCACATGCCGCGGTTCAACTCGATCTCGATCTCCGGCTACCACATGCAGGAAGCGGGCGCGACGCAGGTGCAGGAACTGGCCTTCACCCTAGCCGACGGCCTGGAATATGTCCGCACCGCAGTCAACCGCGGCCTGGACATCGACCGCTTCGCGCCGCGGCTGAGTTTCTTCTTCTGCATCGGCATGAACTTCTTCATGGAAGTGGCCAAGCTGCGCGCCGCGCGCCTGCTCTGGCACCGCATCGTCAGCCAGTTCGATCCGAAGGACCCGCGCTCGACCATGCTGCGGACCCATTGCCAGACGTCGGGCGTCAGCCTGACCGAGCAGGATCCCTACAACAACGTCATGCGCACCACGATCGAGGCCATGGCGGCGGTGCTCGGCGGCACGCAGAGCCTGCACACCAACGCCCTGGACGAGGCCATCGCCCTGCCGACGGACTTCTCGGCCCGCATCGCGCGCAATACCCAGCTGATCCTGCAGGAGGAGACAGGCATTCCGCAGGTCGTCGACCCGCTGGGCGGCTCCTACTACATCGAGGCGCTGACGGCGAAGCTGGCCGAGGACGCCTGGGCGCTGATCCAGGAAGTCGAGGAACTGGGCGGCATGACCAAGGCCGTCGAGGAGGGCATGCCCAAGCTGCGCATCGAGGAATCGGCGACCCGCCGTCAGGCGCGGATCGACCGCGGCGAGGAAGTCATTGTCGGTGTCAACAAGTACAAGCCGACGCAGGACAACTCGCCGGACGTGCTCGACATCGACACCACCAAGGTGCGCGAGTCACAGATCGCCGGGCTGAAGCGGATCCGCGAGAGCCGCGACGAGGACGCTTGCCGCAAGGCGCTGGCGGCGCTGACGGAGGGCGCGAGGGGCGACGGCAACCTGCTGGCGCTCTGCGTCGATGCGGCCCGCGCCCGCGCCACCGTCGGCGAGATGTCCGATGCCATGGAGGAGGTCTTCGGCCGTCACCGCGCCCAGATCCGCTCCGTCTCCGGCGTCTACGCCGCTGCCTATGAGGGCGACGAGGGCTTCGCCAAGATCGGCAAGGACATCGAGGCCTTCGCCGAGGCGGAGGGGCGCCGGCCGCGCATGCTGGTGGTCAAGATGGGGCAGGACGGCCATGACCGCGGCGCCAAGGTCATCGCCACGGCTTTTGCCGACATCGGCTTCGACGTCGACGTGGGGCCGCTGTTCCAGACCCCCGAGGAAGTCGCCCGCGACGCCGTGGAGAACGACGTCCACGTGATCGGCGTCTCCTCGCTGGCGGCCGGGCACAAGGCGCTGGTGCCGGCGCTCATGCAGGCGCTGAAGGAACAGGACGCCGGGGATATCCTCGTGATCTGCGGCGGCGTCATCCCCTCGGGCGACTACGAGATGCTGCGCAAGGAGGGTGTCGCGGGCATCTACGGTCCCGGCACGCACATCCCGGCCGCGGCGGCCGAGATTCTCGAACTGATCGACAAGGCGCGCCGGCCCGCCGCGGCGGAGTAG
- a CDS encoding malonyl-CoA synthase (catalyzes the formation of malonyl-CoA from malonate and CoA), with protein MTNHLYDHLLGVRAGEARTFIDAPGAGSIGFDGLHRLAGQVAGALVGMGVQPGDRVAVQAEKSPQAVALYLGVVRAGAIFLPLNTGYTPSEIDYFIGNAEPKVFVCDPAKRDALAVSAGAHGARLETLGADGRGSLWDAVEASAAEFATVERGAGDLAAILYTSGTTGRSKGAMLSHENLLSNAQVLKDYWRFTDTDVLLHALPIYHSHGLFVAINTCLLAGATMIFFQKFDAEAVLREMPRATTMMGVPTFYTRLLSAEGFTKDLAGHMRLFISGSAPLLAETHDRFRERIGHAILERYGMTETNMNTSNPYDGERRAGTVGFPLPGVELRVADPESGEILGAGEIGVIEVKGPNVFSGYWRMPEKTAEEFRADGFFITGDLGKVDADGYVTIVGRGKDLVISGGFNVYPKEIEERIDDLDGVAESAVIGVPHPDFGEGVTAVVVKDGSKDISEDDVAAAIREDLAAFKRPKRIFFVDELPRNTMGKVQKNVLRDRYRDIYTV; from the coding sequence TTGACCAATCATCTCTACGATCACCTGCTGGGCGTGCGCGCCGGGGAGGCCAGGACCTTCATCGACGCACCCGGGGCCGGGTCCATCGGGTTCGACGGCCTGCATCGGCTCGCCGGCCAGGTGGCCGGTGCCCTGGTCGGCATGGGCGTCCAGCCCGGCGACCGGGTGGCGGTACAGGCGGAGAAGTCGCCCCAGGCGGTCGCGCTCTATCTCGGCGTCGTCCGCGCCGGCGCGATCTTCCTGCCGCTGAACACCGGCTACACCCCCTCCGAGATCGACTATTTCATCGGCAATGCGGAGCCGAAGGTCTTCGTCTGCGATCCGGCGAAACGGGACGCGCTGGCTGTTTCCGCCGGCGCGCACGGCGCGCGGCTGGAGACGCTGGGCGCCGACGGCCGGGGCAGCCTGTGGGATGCCGTGGAAGCCTCTGCGGCGGAATTCGCGACCGTCGAGCGGGGCGCCGGCGACCTGGCGGCAATCCTCTACACCTCCGGCACGACGGGCCGTTCCAAGGGCGCGATGCTGAGCCACGAGAACCTGTTGTCCAATGCGCAGGTGCTGAAGGACTACTGGCGGTTCACCGACACCGACGTGCTGCTCCACGCCCTGCCGATCTATCACTCCCACGGCCTGTTCGTGGCCATCAACACCTGCCTGCTGGCGGGCGCGACGATGATCTTCTTCCAGAAGTTCGACGCCGAGGCGGTGCTGCGCGAGATGCCGCGCGCCACGACGATGATGGGCGTGCCGACCTTCTACACCCGCCTGCTCTCGGCCGAGGGCTTCACGAAGGATCTCGCCGGCCACATGCGGCTGTTCATCTCCGGCTCCGCGCCGCTGCTGGCCGAAACCCATGACCGCTTCCGCGAGCGCATCGGCCACGCCATCCTGGAACGCTACGGCATGACCGAGACCAACATGAACACCTCCAATCCCTATGACGGCGAGCGGCGCGCCGGCACGGTGGGCTTTCCACTGCCGGGCGTCGAGCTGCGCGTCGCCGACCCGGAGAGCGGCGAGATCCTCGGCGCTGGCGAAATCGGCGTCATCGAGGTGAAGGGTCCCAACGTCTTCTCCGGCTACTGGCGCATGCCGGAGAAGACCGCAGAGGAATTCCGCGCGGACGGCTTCTTCATCACCGGCGACCTGGGGAAGGTGGACGCCGACGGCTATGTCACCATCGTCGGGCGCGGCAAAGACCTGGTGATCTCCGGCGGCTTCAACGTCTATCCGAAGGAGATCGAGGAGAGGATCGACGATCTGGACGGCGTGGCGGAATCGGCGGTGATCGGGGTGCCCCATCCCGACTTCGGCGAGGGCGTCACCGCGGTGGTCGTGAAGGATGGTTCGAAGGATATCTCGGAGGACGATGTCGCCGCGGCGATCCGCGAGGACCTCGCCGCCTTCAAGCGCCCGAAACGTATCTTCTTCGTCGACGAACTGCCCCGCAACACCATGGGCAAGGTGCAGAAGAACGTCCTGCGGGACCGCTACAGGGACATCTATACAGTGTAG
- a CDS encoding diaminopropionate ammonia-lyase: protein MAGKAIVADHLQRQAECGPWPGELDRVVSAAMFDEAAEEIADWPGYRPTPLVELDRLADRLGLAAVHYKDEGERLGLGSFKALGGAYAVLRLAADHVAAQTGRRPDPAAIREGGHRDDLQGLTVVTATDGNHGRSVAWGAEMAGCRCRIYIHAGVSKGRQQAMEAFGAEVVRIEGDYDESVRLCAEEAEANGWQVVSDTSWDGYMEVPRLVMAGYGVMAGEAMAQLPQPPTHVFVQAGVGGLAAAVCAAMWQRLGPARPRFVIVEPTRAACLMATARAGRPTSVVLEEETVMAGLSCGEVSLLAWEVLSRGAADYITIGEEMVAPAMRLLAAGAAGGGPITAGESAVPGLIGLIGAAADPDLKAAIGLDESSRVLVFGCEGATDPAIYRRIVEGDGPGARLDDLIDG from the coding sequence ATGGCCGGGAAGGCAATCGTCGCCGATCACCTCCAGAGACAGGCCGAATGCGGCCCGTGGCCGGGGGAACTCGACCGCGTGGTCTCGGCGGCGATGTTCGATGAAGCGGCCGAAGAGATCGCGGACTGGCCGGGCTACCGACCGACGCCGCTGGTCGAACTCGACCGCCTCGCCGACCGGCTTGGCCTCGCCGCGGTTCACTACAAGGACGAGGGCGAACGGCTGGGACTCGGCAGCTTCAAGGCGCTGGGCGGGGCCTATGCTGTCCTTCGACTGGCCGCCGATCATGTCGCAGCGCAGACCGGGCGGCGGCCGGACCCGGCCGCGATCAGGGAGGGCGGGCATCGCGATGACCTGCAAGGCCTGACCGTGGTCACGGCGACCGACGGCAATCACGGCCGCTCGGTCGCCTGGGGTGCCGAAATGGCCGGCTGCCGCTGCCGCATCTACATCCATGCCGGCGTCAGCAAGGGCCGCCAGCAGGCCATGGAGGCCTTCGGCGCGGAGGTCGTCCGCATCGAGGGCGACTATGACGAGTCCGTCCGCCTCTGCGCCGAGGAGGCCGAGGCCAATGGCTGGCAGGTTGTCTCCGATACCTCATGGGACGGCTACATGGAGGTGCCACGGCTGGTGATGGCCGGCTATGGCGTGATGGCGGGGGAGGCGATGGCGCAGTTGCCCCAGCCGCCAACCCACGTCTTCGTCCAGGCCGGGGTCGGCGGACTGGCGGCGGCGGTCTGTGCGGCCATGTGGCAGCGTCTCGGTCCCGCGCGGCCGCGCTTCGTCATCGTGGAGCCGACCCGGGCGGCCTGCCTCATGGCGACGGCCCGGGCGGGCAGGCCGACGTCCGTCGTGCTGGAGGAGGAAACGGTGATGGCCGGCCTCTCCTGCGGCGAGGTTTCCCTGCTGGCCTGGGAGGTGCTCTCGCGCGGCGCGGCCGACTACATCACCATCGGCGAGGAGATGGTGGCGCCCGCCATGCGCCTGCTGGCCGCCGGCGCGGCGGGCGGCGGGCCGATCACCGCGGGCGAGTCGGCGGTCCCCGGTCTGATCGGACTTATCGGCGCGGCGGCGGACCCGGACCTCAAGGCTGCGATCGGGCTCGACGAAAGCTCCCGCGTGCTGGTCTTCGGCTGCGAAGGCGCGACCGATCCGGCGATCTACCGGCGGATTGTCGAAGGCGATGGCCCCGGCGCGCGCCTGGACGACCTGATCGATGGCTGA
- a CDS encoding (2Fe-2S)-binding protein gives MFTLNVNGRRLRVDVEPDTPLLWVLRDTMGLVGTRFGCGAGLCGACTVHLDGVATRTCVLPVEAVGEARITTIEGLSPDNAHPVQQAWAEIDVPQCGYCQSGQIMAAAALLAENPSPSDADIDAAMTNICRCGTYARIRRGIHRAAEIRAGKA, from the coding sequence ATGTTCACGCTCAACGTCAATGGCCGCAGGCTCCGGGTCGATGTCGAACCCGACACGCCGCTGCTCTGGGTGCTGCGCGACACCATGGGTCTGGTCGGCACCCGTTTCGGCTGCGGCGCTGGGCTCTGCGGCGCCTGCACCGTACATCTCGATGGCGTCGCCACCCGGACGTGCGTGTTGCCGGTCGAGGCGGTGGGCGAGGCTAGGATCACCACGATCGAGGGGCTGTCGCCGGACAACGCTCATCCGGTGCAGCAGGCCTGGGCGGAGATCGACGTGCCTCAGTGCGGCTACTGCCAGTCCGGGCAGATCATGGCTGCGGCGGCGCTGTTGGCGGAAAACCCGTCGCCGAGCGATGCCGATATCGATGCGGCAATGACCAACATCTGCCGGTGCGGCACCTACGCCCGTATCCGCCGCGGCATTCACCGCGCCGCCGAGATTCGCGCGGGCAAGGCCTGA